In one Nostoc sp. KVJ3 genomic region, the following are encoded:
- the rsmH gene encoding 16S rRNA (cytosine(1402)-N(4))-methyltransferase RsmH, protein MNRQLAIEEPIFSHLPVLPQEVIAGLAVFPGGHYLDTTVGGGGHSRLILAAAPDVQLTAIDQDEDALAAARKELAEFGDRIQFIYSNFADYKYPPNTFNGILADLGVSSYHLDQAERGFSFRQAANLDMRMDRGRSLTAADVINNWDEAELADIFFKYGEERLSRRIARRIVERRPLHTTTELADAIASSVPPKYRYGRIHPATRVFQALRIVVNDELKSLETFLDKAPNALVPGGRIAIISFHSLEDRPVKHGLRNSPLLKVLTKKPIIAGDEEISKNPRSRSAKLRIAEKLL, encoded by the coding sequence ATGAATCGTCAGCTAGCTATTGAAGAACCGATATTTTCCCATCTACCAGTTTTACCGCAGGAAGTTATTGCAGGTCTAGCGGTATTTCCAGGAGGTCATTATCTTGATACGACGGTAGGCGGTGGAGGTCACAGCCGTTTAATTTTAGCAGCTGCGCCAGATGTTCAATTAACGGCGATTGACCAAGATGAGGATGCTTTAGCAGCAGCGAGGAAAGAATTAGCTGAGTTTGGCGATCGCATACAATTTATTTACAGCAATTTTGCTGACTACAAATATCCCCCTAATACTTTCAACGGTATTCTCGCCGATTTGGGGGTGAGTTCTTACCATTTAGACCAAGCAGAAAGGGGTTTTAGCTTTCGCCAAGCTGCAAATTTAGATATGAGAATGGATCGAGGGCGATCGCTAACTGCTGCTGATGTGATTAATAATTGGGATGAGGCAGAATTAGCAGATATTTTCTTTAAGTACGGTGAAGAGAGATTATCACGGCGCATTGCTAGACGCATTGTAGAACGCCGACCTTTGCACACGACTACAGAATTAGCTGATGCGATCGCTTCTTCTGTTCCCCCAAAATACCGTTATGGCAGAATTCACCCCGCTACTCGTGTTTTTCAAGCTCTGCGAATTGTTGTTAACGATGAGTTAAAATCTCTAGAAACCTTTTTAGATAAAGCCCCAAATGCCCTTGTCCCTGGTGGCAGAATTGCAATTATCAGTTTTCATAGTTTGGAAGACCGCCCGGTGAAGCATGGTTTAAGAAATTCACCTTTATTAAAGGTCTTGACAAAAAAGCCGATTATTGCCGGAGATGAGGAAATTAGTAAGAATCCGCGATCGCGATCGGCCAAACTGAGGATAGCTGAAAAGTTGCTGTAA
- a CDS encoding DUF6887 family protein codes for MSKPNFHAMSQKELHNYVLAHREDREAFYAYVDKLHLEGNWIEMPPLQSEQDLENYPQFIELIRSNSEPRDGVV; via the coding sequence ATGAGCAAGCCTAATTTTCATGCAATGAGTCAGAAAGAGTTACATAATTACGTTCTTGCTCATCGGGAAGATCGAGAAGCCTTCTATGCTTATGTGGATAAGCTGCATCTCGAAGGTAATTGGATTGAAATGCCACCATTACAGTCAGAACAGGATTTAGAAAATTATCCTCAGTTCATTGAGCTTATTCGCAGCAATTCTGAGCCACGAGATGGAGTCGTTTAA